The following DNA comes from Caretta caretta isolate rCarCar2 chromosome 10, rCarCar1.hap1, whole genome shotgun sequence.
GTACTGTGCCATTTTTTCTAGTCTGGTTGGGTGGATCACCTGTAAAGGTTTTACCATTTACACATTAGACCACATATCTGTTTTGTTTAGGAGAATGACTTCTTAGCCAACAGCAGTTTGGTTTCTCTCCTATCCAAGCTAACTGCTAACCCACTTGGGATTAGAAGCTCAGTCATGAAGGGATAAACTCTCCCCTCCTGTGGGAAAAACATGTAGAGAAAAAAGCTCTTGTAGAATTTCAAGAGGCTGAACTTCTGGGGTTTCAGAAGACTGTTGCCCTCACTGGGGAGGAATGTGAGCATCATagaggggcaggggcctggccTTGAAACCCTCAGGCTCTGGGGAACTCAGTACCAAAGCTGACAGATCCTGATGCAACCACAAGGAGAGTCAACATCTTTGtgctgctgcctggagcccctAGCAGCTGTTCACTGTTGcccaccccactgcctcccagaAAGGGATAGGCCAAAGAGAGGAATTAATACCGCTTACAGTAGCATTGCGTCCTCTGTACATTTCTGCTCACAAATCCTTTGAACTTTGGGGAACATGCCATAGAGAGTGGCTGCTCCATGGCTCCACGATGGTGCCCCCTTCCACACAAACTCAGATATCCTTGGGGAAGGTGGGGAAGCATGCATCCATTCCCACAATTTAGCCCCTATTTGGCCTTTGCTCCCCACCACAGAACAGAATGGGACCCCATAGCATATAAGCCAAAATTTATGAATCAGGGAGATTGGGAGTAAGAGGGACCTGGTTGTAGATTGAGCCATGGGAGCCACAGAGATGGCTCAAGCAAGATTATTACTAGTACcagtgttttttcccccaacccAATAACTGTGggtaatcatttaaaaaaacctgacctaGCTAACAAGAGCATACACTGTGTCctacatataaaataaagtaGCAAGTTTGTCACAGTGGCCTATGTTTAGAACATACCACATCCCTTGGCTTGGTTTATggggagccaggaggaggttcAATTACAGGAAATTCTACCACTGTGCTGAGAAGTTTCCTCCCACTatatcttttcttttaatttctttttcttctacGTTTTATGGCTGGTACTGTGGGttgctcttcttcttcttcccacaCTTACTAGGGCTTGTTTGAAGATAGGTGTTTTTTCCCTTCAGGCTTTTCATAGGCCTAATTATTTTTGCTGCTGATCTAATAGGCACTTGATAAGGTGACTATGTAAAGTTTCAGATTTAATATTCAAGGTATTTTTCATCTATGCAAGAAAAAGGAGGCATTTGGCAAAATATAAAACTTAATGTCAGCAGATATGTGTAAATATTTAAGCCATAGGGAAATCCACAGCACTGGTTTGTTAATCCACTattctttatttcatttgatgtatttttttttccaacaggaGGCCTTGACCTCATCCTCATGCCAGGCCTTGGGTTTGATAAAAGCGGCAACAGATTGGGAAGAGGGAAAGGATACTATGACACCTACCTTGAACGATGCATGCATCATCCCAAAGGAAAACCTTACACAATTGCCTTGGCTTTCAAGGAACAGATCTGTGACTCAGTGCCAGTGGCAGAAAATGATATCCAAATAGATGAAATCCTTTATGAAGATAGCTAAAAGCATCTGGATACCGCTGACTACAGACTGACCAACCAAAGATTTCATATCAAGGCACAAACTTGTAATAGTCATACGT
Coding sequences within:
- the MTHFS gene encoding 5-formyltetrahydrofolate cyclo-ligase isoform X2 — protein: MQDEIETEEIIKDIFQRGKECFIPRYKPQSSHMDMVKLTSAEEICSLPLTSWNIHQPCDNDVREEALSVGGLDLILMPGLGFDKSGNRLGRGKGYYDTYLERCMHHPKGKPYTIALAFKEQICDSVPVAENDIQIDEILYEDS